From Pongo pygmaeus isolate AG05252 chromosome 1, NHGRI_mPonPyg2-v2.0_pri, whole genome shotgun sequence, one genomic window encodes:
- the LOC129019706 gene encoding uncharacterized protein LOC129019706 isoform X4, producing the protein MLEVFAKHENMVRRLRILQPCVLNCCYSSNSDIILETLLVVKNLQSHLTWQHSSTFTLVPFFEQVSEHLRLAAFEIYGSLLAKVKKRGLVFPLKHQILNLLAPLVLHLRDVNTDVALVRGQALEPSLQSPFSWEICRSALCHTAAVLGWSKLKAVFAEKDVWNILGALLEQETNEALWFLKQCVALFKSPQVPIRWAAVWFAGQIIQTLDLEEIDEIEEAYTAVQHMQRDSDPTVSCLTTQTFHILEAKKKLLLAKPPTSCFCRRRPQRHYF; encoded by the exons ATGCTAGAGGTCTTTGCGAAGCATGAAAACATG GTGAGGCGGCTCCGAATCCTCCAGCCCTGTGTGCTGAACTGCTGCTACTCCTCGAACAGCGACATCATACTGGAGACTTTGCTGGtggtgaagaatctccagagccacctcacctggcagcACTCCTCCACCTTCACGCTGGTGCCCTTCTTTGAGCAG GTGTCAGAGCATCTGCGGTTGGCAGCCTTTGAGATCTATGGGAGTCTCTTGGCCAAGGTCAAGAAAAGGGGCCTTGTCTTCCCCTTGAAGCACCAGATCCTCAACTTGCTAGCCCCCCTGGTGCTCCACCTGAGGGATGTGAATACTGACGTGGCTCTGGTGAGAGGCCAGGCCTTGGAGCCCAGTCTTCAGTCCCCGTTTTCATGGGAG ATCTGCCGGTCTGCCCTCTGCCACACAGCTGCCGTGCTGGGCTGGTCAAAGCTGAAAGCAGTATTTGCAGAGAAAGATGTGTGGAACATTCTTGGAGCCCTG CTGGAGCAGGAGACAAACGAAGCCCTCTGGTTTCTGAAGCAGTGTGTGGCTCTCTTCAAGAGCCCACAGGTTCCCATCCGCTGGGCAGCTGTGTGGTTTGCAG GCCAGATTATCCAAACCCTAGACTTGGAAGAGATCGATGAAATTGAGGAGGCATACACAG CCGTACAGCACATGCAGAGAGACTCCGACCCCACGGTCAGCTGCCTCACCACGCAGACTTTCCATATCCTGGAAGCCAAGAAGAAGCTGCTACTGGCCAAGCCCCCAACCTCCTGCTTCTGCAGGAGGAGGCCCCAAAGGCACTACTTCTGA